Genomic DNA from Ruminococcus sp. OA3:
AAAAAGAAAAAAAAGAAAGGTAGTTGTATTGGTGGGCTTATTGTAATTATAGCAATAGTTGCAGTTATAGCAGCCATTGGGGGCGGTGGCGACAAAGAAGAAACAAAAAAAACATCTTCTACAAACACTGCTGCGAAAGCTACAGAAGAGTCACAAAAAGAAGCTCAGCCACAAGAAGAAATAATGGAAATCGACCCAGACACTTTACTGACAGATTATGAAGCAAATGAAGTTCGCGGCGATGAGTTATACGACGAAAAGATGATGCGCATCTCTGGCACAGTGGGAAGTATCGGAAAAGATATTATGGAGGATGTGTACATAACTTTTGCCACTGCAGAGGAATATTCAATTACTTCTGTACAGTGTTATTTTAGTGACGATGAGCAAATCAAAAAAGTCATGGAACTTGCGGAAGGTGATATAGTAACCATTGTCGGAAGATGTGATGGAAAATTTGGAAATGTACTTATAAGAGACTGTACATTTGAATAATAAAAAACCGCCCCCTGCGCCAACAGGAGACGGCAAGCATACATCCGAGAATGCATACCCAAATTCATACATATTGTATCATTCTCGGACAGCTACTGCAAGCGGAACACATGTTTCCTGCTGGCTGTTATTTTTATACCATTTTTTAAGGAGGATGATACTATGCCAACAGCTCGTAAATTACCATCCGGGTCATGGCGGTGTCAGGTGTTC
This window encodes:
- a CDS encoding zinc ribbon domain-containing protein — translated: MAMINCPECGNEVSSLATTCPKCGHPMKLKTSENSNIKSNYTSNQPEKKKKKKGSCIGGLIVIIAIVAVIAAIGGGGDKEETKKTSSTNTAAKATEESQKEAQPQEEIMEIDPDTLLTDYEANEVRGDELYDEKMMRISGTVGSIGKDIMEDVYITFATAEEYSITSVQCYFSDDEQIKKVMELAEGDIVTIVGRCDGKFGNVLIRDCTFE